The following proteins are encoded in a genomic region of Takifugu rubripes chromosome 21, fTakRub1.2, whole genome shotgun sequence:
- the LOC115247599 gene encoding C2 calcium-dependent domain-containing protein 4C translates to MWVLEKIKESADKLPLELSRMGRSTEEMFPSSDASFRYRLHSNVLTPDKIPEFCLPPRLCKRSPLRADAMASCLQDQNRSSRIGASSNTTLEDPEMKNGDAVKPSKKPLPFSAEAYGLAGMSGSANTRRKESLFLSKCPVYVFDRGNAAAASRASREAKKPSSPHCAKSFPCSSSGKGFLRGASSCPSLIDSRGDIGKRKLDSLSLISSPSCPPSLQGSSLTLVPSVFFPLDVLRSQESLQQKHSLALQGRIKVHLVAERIISANPVSSLSTVRVHVESVKRDDDDQQTLNCAVHLCLIPGKIQQRESATSTDSVFNEDFFFTGLSGEDVLELQLRIRVLNKPAAGTFSKRKVIGVITKPLSQLLNIKTNTGVTQFGSV, encoded by the coding sequence ATGTGGGTCCTTGAGAAGATCAAGGAAAGCGCGGACAAGCTTCCTCTGGAGCTGAGTCGTATGGGGAGAAGCACGGAGGAGATGTTTCCCTCTTCCGATGCCAGTTTCCGTTACAGGTTGCATAGCAACGTCCTCACCCCCGACAAAATCCCAGAGTTCTGCCTGCCCCCGCGGCTTTGCAAGAGAAGCCCGTTGAGAGCTGATGCGATGGCGTCCTGCCTGCAGGATCAGAACCGTTCATCCAGGATCGGTGCCTCTTCAAACACAACCCTGGAAGATCCAGAGATGAAGAACGGCGACGCAGTGAAGCCTTCAAAGAAACCTCTGCCGTTCTCTGCAGAGGCCTATGGCCTCGCTGGGATGTCTGGGAGCGCCAATACTCGAAGGAAGGAgtctctgtttctctccaaGTGCCCCGTGTACGTATTTGATAGAGGCAATGCTGCTGCAGCGTCCAGAGCCTCGCGGGAGGCTAAAAAACCATCCTCTCCCCATTGTGCTAAATCATTCCCTTGTAGCTCATCAGGTAAAGGATTTCTTAGAGGTGCGTCTTCCTGCCCTTCATTAATCGACAGCAGAGGGGATATCGGAAAGAGGAAGCTGGATAGTTTAAGTTTGATAAGCTCTCCGAGTTGCCCCCCGAGCTTGCAGGGAAGTTCTCTCACTTTAGTTCCGTCCGTCTTTTTCCCTCTGGACGTTCTGCGGTCCCAGGAGAGCCTCCAGCAGAAGCACAGCCTCGCCCTGCAGGGCCGCATCAAAGTGCATCTCGTGGCTGAGAGAATCATCTCTGCCAACCCCGTCTCCTCACTCTCCACAGTCAGAGTGCACGTGGAGTCCGTGAAAAGGGACGATGATGACCAGCAAACATTAAACTGTGCAGTGCATCTGTGTCTGATCCCGGGGAAAATACAGCAAAGGGAGAGTGCAACAAGCACGGATTCTGTCTTTAATGAAGATTTCTTCTTTACGGGGCTCAGTGGAGAAGACGTGCTGGAGCTACAGCTCAGAATACGAGTCCTGAACAAGCCAGCAGCTGGAACATTCAGTAAAAGGAAAGTTATTGGTGTGATCACCAAACCATTATCTCAGTTACTgaatattaaaacaaacacaggagtGACTCAGTTTGGTTCAGtctaa